The genome window GCCCTTTTAGCCTCAGCCTAAACAGCCCGTAAAGTCCCCCGGCTTAAGCCACGAGTCAACTCTAATACTACAAATAAAGTTAACAATAGAACTCAAGCGCATAACACCATCATAACACCCCCTGAAGCATAAAGCATGGAAACACCACCAACATCTCCCCGAATCATCAGCAACTCTTTACAGCTACTTAGCACCCCAGTACTAAAACCATATCATGATGAACCAAAATAGAGCAACCCAGCAACGACTACCACGAAGTAGAACATCGCATGCTCAAAAACAGACGCGTCCCCCCAGCTTTCAGGGTGCGGATCAGCCGCCAAAGCAGCCGAGTACCCAAAAACTACTAACATCCCCCCTAGATAAATTAAAAAA of Alosa alosa mitochondrion, complete genome contains these proteins:
- the ND6 gene encoding NADH dehydrogenase subunit 6 — encoded protein: MVYFVCLWLFGFVLGMVGVASNPAPYFAALGLVMSSGAGCAVLAMFGLPFLALALFLIYLGGMLVVFGYSAALAADPHPESWGDASVFEHAMFYFVVVVAGLLYFGSSWYGFSTGVLSSCKELLMIRGDVGGVSMLYASGGVMMVLCAWVLLLTLFVVLELTRGLSRGTLRAV